The following coding sequences are from one Diospyros lotus cultivar Yz01 chromosome 7, ASM1463336v1, whole genome shotgun sequence window:
- the LOC127805749 gene encoding temperature-induced lipocalin-1-like, which translates to MALPLKTVVASLCFLVLLCNFSINASSPTPTSQNPKKSASPESGKADQKELRVVKGLDLKRYMGRWYEIASFPQPFMPPNATNTRATYSLRADGTVNVLNEAFVNGKRIAIEGVAYRAHPSSDEAKFKLRFPNVPVIGNYWVLYIDRRYQYALVGEPTRMSLFILSRKNHIDEKKYKKLVKMAKDEGYDVTKLQKTKQTNPPPKLQ; encoded by the exons ATGGCTCTTCCTCTCAAGACCGTCGTCGCTTCACTGTGTTTTCTGGTTCTTCTCTGCAACTTCTCCATAAACGCTTCTTCACCGACACCCACATCTCAAAACCCCAAGAAATCCGCCTCGCCGGAATCGGGAAAAGCAGACCAGAAAGAGCTGAGAGTGGTGAAGGGGCTGGATCTGAAGAGATACATGGGGCGGTGGTACGAGATAGCTTCCTTTCCGCAGCCGTTTATGCCGCCGAACGCCACCAACACGCGGGCGACCTACAGCTTGAGGGCCGACGGCACCGTGAATGTGCTGAATGAGGCTTTTGTCAACGGCAAAAGGATCGCCATTGAAGGGGTGGCTTACAGGGCCCACCCGTCCAGCGATGAGGCCAAGTTCAAGCTCCGTTTCCCCAATGTTCCAGTGATCGGCAACTACTGGGTCCTGTACATTGATCGGCGTTATCAGTATGCTTTGGTCGGCGAGCCTACCAGGATGTCTCTGTTT ATATTATCCCGAAAGAACCATATTGATGAGAAGAAGTACAAGAAGCTCGTGAAGATGGCCAAAGATGAGGGATATGATGTGACCAAGCTTCAGAAGACAAAACAAACAAATCCTCCTCCAAAGCTACAATGA
- the LOC127805866 gene encoding uncharacterized protein LOC127805866, translated as MNPSSTFLLLLLFTINITTVKSIPAFFPIGAYQSSLTKRDVAPKESKPKTPYKVHYFPQLLDHFTFKPQSSKIFHQKYLINSHYWHHGGPIFVYTGNEGDIEWFAANTGFMLDIAPKFHALLLFIEHRFYGESMPFGKDSYKSAKTLGYLNSQQALADFALLIRSLKQNLSTEASPVVVFGGSYGGMLAAWFRLKYPHIALGALASSAPILQFEDITPWSSFYDAVSQDYKDASLNCFEVIKGSWQELEDLSTQKEGLTELSKTFRTCKNLQSMYSVRNWLWTAFVYTAMVNYPTNANFMMPLPAYPVQAMCNIIDGLSPTATKLSRAFAAASLYYNYSQTEKCFNLESGTDAHGLHGWDWQSCTEMVMPMTLSHESMFPPSSFDYKEFAENCRKNYGVTPRPHWITTEFGGNKIEQVLKRSGSNIIFSNGMQDPWSRGSVLKNISASIVALVTKKGAHHVDLRSATKEDPDWLVEQRRQEVEIIQKWIDQYYMDIKQA; from the exons atgaatCCCTCTTCTACCTTCCTCTTGCTACTTCTCTTCACCATCAATATAACGACGGTGAAATCGATCCCTGCTTTCTTCCCAATAGGAGCCTACCAATCCTCTCTTACAAAACGAGATGTGGCTCCGAAAGAATCGAAGCCAAAGACACCATACAAGGTCCATTACTTTCCTCAGCTTCTGGACCATTTTACCTTCAAACCCCAGAGCTCCAAGATTTTTCACCAGAAGTATCTCATCAATAGCCATTACTGGCACCATGGAGGCCCCATCTTCGTCTACACTGGCAATGAAGGGGATATTGAGTGGTTTGCAGCCAACACTGGCTTCATGCTTGACATTGCTCCCAAGTTCCATGCCCTCCTGCTTTTCATTGAA CACAGGTTTTATGGAGAATCAATGCCATTTGGGAAGGACTCCTACAAATCTGCGAAGACATTGGGGTACTTGAATTCACAGCAAGCCTTGGCTGATTTCGCACTTCTGATCAGGAGTTTGAAGCAGAATCTGTCTACTGAGGCTTCCCCTGTTGTGGTCTTTGGTGGGTCTTATGGAGGAA TGTTGGCAGCCTGGTTTAGACTGAAATACCCTCATATAGCACTTGGGGCTTTAGCATCTTCTGCCCCAATCTTGCAGTTTGAAGACATAACTCCATGGTCAAGCTTCTATGACGCCGTTTCCCAGGATTACAAG GATGCAAGCTTGAATTGCTTTGAGGTGATAAAGGGGAGCTGGCAAGAACTGGAAGATCTGTCAACTCAGAAAGAAGGATTGACAGAACTCAGCAAAACCTTCAGAACTTGCAA GAATCTTCAATCGATGTATTCTGTTCGAAACTGGTTGTGGACTGCTTTTGTTTATACAGCCATGGTCAATTATCCCACCAATGCCAATTTCATGATGCCATTACCTGCTTATCCCGTGCAAGCG ATGTGCAATATTATCGATGGATTGTCACCTACGGCGACAAAGCTTAGCAGAGCTTTCGCAGCCGCAAGCTTGTATTACAACTATTCACAGACAGAAAAATGTTTCAACTTGGAAAGTGGGACTGATGCTCATGGCCTCCATGGTTGGGACTGGCAG TCGTGTACAGAGATGGTCATGCCAATGACTCTTTCCCATGAGAGCATGTTTCCTCCATCTTCCTTCGATTACAAGGAATTTGCAGAGAATTGCAGGAAGAATTATGGAGTTACGCCTCGGCCACACTGGATTACTACAGAATTTGGTGGCAAC AAAATAGAGCAAGTGCTGAAAAGATCAGGTAGTAACATAATATTTTCCAATGGAATGCAAGATCCTTGGAGCAGAGGCAG TGTGCTCAAGAACATATCAGCTAGCATTGTAGCATTGGTGACCAAGAAAG GGGCTCATCATGTCGATCTTCGATCTGCAACAAAGGAAGATCCGGACTGGCTTGTTGAGCAGAGGAGGCAAGAAGTGGAGATCATTCAGAAGTGGATAGATCAGTACTATATGGATATAAAACAAGCATGA
- the LOC127806839 gene encoding VAMP-like protein YKT61, whose protein sequence is MKITALLVLKCSPEGADPVILANASDVSHFGYFQRSSVREFIVFVGRTVARRTPPGQRQSVQHEEYKVHSHNRNGLCALGFMDDHYPVRSAFSLLNQVLDEYQKNFGDSWRTVQADSTEQWPFLNAALSKYQDPAEADKLLKIQRELDETKIILHKTIDSVLARGEKLDSLVEKSSDLSTASQMFYKQAKKTNQCCTIL, encoded by the exons atgaAGATCACGGCGTTGCTGGTGTTGAAATGCAGCCCGGAAGGGGCAGATCCGGTGATACTGGCGAACGCGTCGGATGTCAGCCACTTCGGCTACTTCCAGAGATCGAGCGTCAGAGAGTTCATCGTCTTCGTGGGTCGCACCGTCGCCAGGCGGACCCCGCCCGGCCAACGCCAATCCGTCCAACACGAAG AATACAAAGTACATTCACACAATAGGAATGGCCTTTGTGCATTGGGTTTTATGGACGATCATTATCCAGTTCGAAGTGCATTTTCTCTGCTAAACCAG GTGCTAGATGAATACCAGAAAAATTTTGGGGATTCATGGAGAACAGTGCAAGCTGATAGCACTGAACAATGGCCATTTCTGAATGCAGCTCTCTCCAAATATCAG GATCCAGCTGAAGCTGACAAATTGTTGAAAATTCAGAGAGAATTGGATGAAACAAAAATTATCCTT CACAAGACCATCGATAGTGTGCTTGCACGGGGTGAGAAGCTGGATAGCTTAGTTGAGAAGAGTTCGGATCTCAGCACAGCTTCACAG ATGTTTTACAAGCAGGCAAAGAAAACCAATCAATGTTGCACGATACTGTAA
- the LOC127805748 gene encoding temperature-induced lipocalin-1-like → MAKKEMEVVKGLDIKRYMGRWYEIASFPSRDQPKNGMNTRATYTLKDDGTVHVLNETWSDGKRGSIEGTAYKVDPSSDEAKLKVKFSVPPSLPIFPVVGDYWVLFLDDNYQYALVGQPSKNLLWILCRENHLDEEIYKQLVKRAQDEGYDVSKLQKTQHTNPPPEGEEGPKDTKGIWWFKSILGK, encoded by the exons ATGGCCAAGAAAGAGATGGAAGTGGTGAAGGGGCTGGACATCAAGAGGTACATGGGCAGGTGGTATGAGATAGCTTCATTCCCATCAAGGGATCAGCCCAAGAATGGGATGAACACAAGGGCCACCTACACTTTGAAGGATGATGGAACTGTTCACGTGCTCAATGAGACTTGGAGTGATGGCAAGAGAGGGTCCATAGAAGGCACTGCCTACAAGGTTGACCCTTCTAGTGATGAGGCCAAGCTCAAGGTCAAATTCTCTGTCCCTCCATCCTTGCCCATCTTCCCTGTTGTTGGGGACTACTGGGTCTTGTTCCTTGATGATAATTATCAGTATGCTCTCGTCGGCCAGCCCTCCAAGAACCTACTGTGG ATATTGTGCAGAGAGAACCATCTGGACGAAGAGATCTACAAGCAGCTTGTTAAGAGGGCCCAAGATGAAGGATATGATGTGAGCAAACTTCAAAAGACGCAGCATACTAATCCCCCACCAGAGGGAGAAGAAGGCCCCAAAGACACCAAAGGGATTTGGTGGTTTAAATCCATTCTGGGAAAGTAG